The DNA segment GGTCCGCGGGCATAAGAGAGGGGTGGTGGCGGTAATCGGCGATTCGACCTTTCTGCATTCCGGAATAACCGGGCTTCTGGATGCCGTTTATAATAAAAGCAATGTTACGGTGATTATACTGGATAACCGTGTTACGGCCATGACCGGCGGGCAGCAGCATCCGGCGACCGGACATACCCTGATGGGAGAGAAGACGCGCGAGGTCAATTTTGTGGAACTGGCGAAAGCGCTCGGGGTGGAATCGGTGCGGGAGGTGGACCCGTATGATTATGACGGCCTCCTTAAAGTGATAAAGGAAGAGATTGAGCGTCCGGGACCATCGGTGGTTATTACCAACCGCGCCTGCGTTCTGATGCCGAAGCGGATAATGGATAAGCCGTATGTCGTCATATCGGAAGAGTGCAATGGCTGCTCAGCCTGTTTTCGAATCGGCTGCCCGGCGATAATGCCATCAAAAGAGCTGACCAAACATAACCAGCCGAAAGCAATAATCGACCCGGTCCTCTGCACCGGTTGCTCGCTCTGTGCTCAGGTTTGCCAGCCGGAAGCGATTGTGCTGGCGCCGGAACCGGCGGGAGTGAAGTGAGGCGTATGATGGAAAATAAAACGACCAATATTCTGATAGTCGGGGTCGGCGGGCAGGGAGTGCTGCTGGCATCGGAACTTCTTTCCGAGACCGCGATGCAAGCCGGATTTGATGTCAAGAAGTCGGAAGTGCATGGGATGTCGCAGCGGGGGGGAGTGGTGACATCACATATAAAATATGCCAGGAAAGTCTATTCGCCGATTATCCCGTACGGACAGACCGATATTCTGATATCCTTTGAGCAAGCCGAGGCGCTTCGGGCGGTCGATTGGCTCAAGAAAGAGGGATTAGCGGTCGTATCGCGGACAAGGCTTGTCCCGCCGATAGCAACCGGCAAGAAATTCCATTACCCGGATGACCCTGTTGCCGACCTGAAGAAGAGATTCGGGCGGGTAATTGATATTGACGCCGATGCCATTGCCCGGGAATTAGGGGATTCGCGCCTGGTAAATACGCTTCTTCTGGGGGTGGTCTCCAAATCGCTGGAGTTTGAACTTTCGCTCTGGGAAACGGTGATACGGAGTCTGGTCAAGGCGAAATTCGTGGATATAAATCTCAAGGCGTTTGCCCGCGGGCGGGAACTCTCCGGCAACGGGAAGAAATAAACTGGAAATTTCGGAGCAGTCATGGATGAAGTTATCATAGTCATAAATCCCGGGTCGACGTCGACCAAGATGGCTCTCTTCCGCGGCGAGGAAAAGATTGCTGAAGAAAATGTAACACACCCCGCCGACCAGCTGGCGCGGTTTGACAACGTATCCGACCATTTTGAACTGCGGATGAGAAACATCGAGGAGTGGCTGGCGCGAAACGGAATCAATGAGAAGAAGGTGGTAGCCGTTGCCGGCCGAGGGGCGCCTCTTCGACCGCTCGAAGGGGGAGTGTACGGCATTAATGAAAAGATGTTAAGCGACCTGAAGGCGATGAAATACTCCAACCATGCCTCCAATCTCGGGGCAATCATCGCCGACCATCTTGGCAAGAAATATAACAGTATTGCCATAATCGCCGACCCGGTAACGACTGACAACTTCACCGATTATGCCCGTATCTCCGGCATTCCGGAAATTGAGCGGAAATGCCGGGCGCATACCTTGAATATTAAGGAGGTCTGCCGCCGGGAAGCGGAGAAACGGGGCAAAAGTCTGGAGCAATGCAACTTTGTGGCGGCGCATATGGGGGGAGGAGTCTCGGTGGCGGCGGTCAAGAAGGGGCGGATTGTTGATGTGAATGATGCTCTTCTGGGGATGGGACCATTTTCTCCCGATAGAGCCGGGGCATTGCCGATTGGAGGACTGGTCAAGCTTTGCTACTCCGGCAAGTTTACAGAAAAGGAGCTGGTGGAGAAACTTTCGCGTAAAGCGGGGCTGATGGCGTACCTCGGTCAGTCTGACCTGCGCGAAGTTGAAAAGATGATTGATGCCGGCGACAAGAAAGCGGAACTTCATTTTAGGGCGATGGCGTACCAGATTGCCAAGGAGATTGGCGCTTACGCCGTGGCGCTGAAAGGGAATTTTGAAGGGATTGTTCTGACCGGCGGTATGGCGAAATCATCCCGATTGATAGAGATTCTTAAAGAACATATCTCGTTTCTCGGAGAGGTTATGGTTGTCCCGGGCGAATTCGAGATGGAGGCGCTCGCGGCCTGGGCGAGACGAGTAATTGACAAGCGGGAAATCCCCAAAGAGTATTGATTATGGCTGAACCAATTCTGTCATCAGACCAGATTATTTCAGCGGCGGCGAAACTGTCGTCAGGCGACAAGCGCAAAATGGTGGCGGTGGCGGCGGCGCAGGATGCCGATGTCATCGGCGCGTTGTCTTCAGCGGAAGCGGAAGGGATTCTGGATGCCACCCTGTTTGGAGATGAAACGCTTATCAGGAAGATGGCCGCTGAGGGGAATTTCGATATATCCAGACTGAGAATTGTCCACAATCCTGATGTCAAAGCGGCGACGGTCGATGCGGTCAGAATGGCTGCCGATGGGAAAGCCGATGTTATCATGAAAGGATTTGTCTCGACCTCGGCGCTTCTCAAGACGGTCCTTGCCAAAGATTTCGACCTCCGCACCAAGAATACTCTGTCGCATGTGGCGGTGCTCGATATTCCGGGATATCATAAACTTCTGGCGATGACTGACGGCGGCATGGTGGTCAAGCCGGACCTGGAGCAGAAATTTCAGATTCTGGAAAATGCGGTTCTGGTGGCGCAGGCGTTGGGACTGAGTCCGGTGAAAGTGGCAATTTCGGGGACCACCAATAAATTCTGCGCTGACGACCCGACCTCAATTGAGTGCCAGCGAGCAATTGATAAAGTACTCGCTTCGGGAATGAAGGATATAAAGATTGAGGGCCCGCTGACTCTGGATGCGGCGACGTCCAAAGAGATTGCCGCCCGCAAGGGGCTGGCCGGTCCGGTGGTCGGCGAGGCCGATATCTACCTGATGCATACCATTGAAGAATGCAATATAGTGGCGAAGTCGCTCATAAATTTCGCTGACGCTGTATTCGCCGGCGTTATTGTCGGGGCGAAAGTGCCGGTCAGTCTGGTTTCAAGAACCGATACGGTCAAGAATAAGAAAGCGTCGGTATCGCTTGCCTGTCTGATAGCGGAATATTACCGGCAGACCGCAGGAGGCGGGCGATGACAGCAATAACCAATTTTGGGGAGCTTCGTCAGGCGGCGCTTCAAAAAATCTCCGGCAAGAAACCTCTTCGCCTTGGAATCATATCTCCCCGTAGAAAACATCTGGAGTTGGCTGACCAGGCGATGCGCATGGGCCTGATAACAGCGGTCCTTTTTGGCTCCGAGAAAATTATCCGCCCAATCGCCCAGGATGCAGATATCGACCTCTCCTCCTGCGAAATTATAGATACCCAGGCTCCCGTGCCGGAAGCGGTGGCGCAGGCGCGCGAGAAGAATCTGGATATTATATTCAACGGCGGGGTGACGGTGCGCGACATTGCCCGGTATGTTGTTAAGAAAGAGGCGCAGTTTGTGTCTGAGGGAAAGACATTGTCTCATCTGGCGCTTCTGACACATCCCCGCTACCACAAAATGATTTTTCTAACCGATGCCGCCGTGGCGCCGCAGCCGGATGCCTCTCAGAAAGTGGCATTGATTGAAAATGCCGCCGCGGTAGCGCGGACGTGCGGAATTGCTCAGCCCAAGATTGCCCTGCTGGCGGCGGTAGAGGCGATATATCCGGCGGTGCCGGTGACGATGGAAGAAGCCGCTATCGCCAAAATGGGGGACCGGGGGCAGATAAAGAATGTTTTGATAGATGGCCCCTTATCGTTTGATTGCGCCATCAGCGCCGATGTG comes from the Candidatus Zixiibacteriota bacterium genome and includes:
- a CDS encoding indolepyruvate oxidoreductase subunit beta, which codes for MMENKTTNILIVGVGGQGVLLASELLSETAMQAGFDVKKSEVHGMSQRGGVVTSHIKYARKVYSPIIPYGQTDILISFEQAEALRAVDWLKKEGLAVVSRTRLVPPIATGKKFHYPDDPVADLKKRFGRVIDIDADAIARELGDSRLVNTLLLGVVSKSLEFELSLWETVIRSLVKAKFVDINLKAFARGRELSGNGKK
- the buk gene encoding butyrate kinase, which gives rise to MDEVIIVINPGSTSTKMALFRGEEKIAEENVTHPADQLARFDNVSDHFELRMRNIEEWLARNGINEKKVVAVAGRGAPLRPLEGGVYGINEKMLSDLKAMKYSNHASNLGAIIADHLGKKYNSIAIIADPVTTDNFTDYARISGIPEIERKCRAHTLNIKEVCRREAEKRGKSLEQCNFVAAHMGGGVSVAAVKKGRIVDVNDALLGMGPFSPDRAGALPIGGLVKLCYSGKFTEKELVEKLSRKAGLMAYLGQSDLREVEKMIDAGDKKAELHFRAMAYQIAKEIGAYAVALKGNFEGIVLTGGMAKSSRLIEILKEHISFLGEVMVVPGEFEMEALAAWARRVIDKREIPKEY
- a CDS encoding phosphate acyltransferase; this encodes MAEPILSSDQIISAAAKLSSGDKRKMVAVAAAQDADVIGALSSAEAEGILDATLFGDETLIRKMAAEGNFDISRLRIVHNPDVKAATVDAVRMAADGKADVIMKGFVSTSALLKTVLAKDFDLRTKNTLSHVAVLDIPGYHKLLAMTDGGMVVKPDLEQKFQILENAVLVAQALGLSPVKVAISGTTNKFCADDPTSIECQRAIDKVLASGMKDIKIEGPLTLDAATSKEIAARKGLAGPVVGEADIYLMHTIEECNIVAKSLINFADAVFAGVIVGAKVPVSLVSRTDTVKNKKASVSLACLIAEYYRQTAGGGR
- a CDS encoding phosphate acyltransferase codes for the protein MTAITNFGELRQAALQKISGKKPLRLGIISPRRKHLELADQAMRMGLITAVLFGSEKIIRPIAQDADIDLSSCEIIDTQAPVPEAVAQAREKNLDIIFNGGVTVRDIARYVVKKEAQFVSEGKTLSHLALLTHPRYHKMIFLTDAAVAPQPDASQKVALIENAAAVARTCGIAQPKIALLAAVEAIYPAVPVTMEEAAIAKMGDRGQIKNVLIDGPLSFDCAISADVASQKGIKNSPVAGDPDIFVTPTIETANGIYKAMVLYAGAQGAGVIYGGVAPVACGFEIDSEDNIINSLALAALLR